AGAAGGACCGATTGAGGCGCTGATGATGGTATTGAAGGAGAGAACTAACTTTTCTTTGAAATCTGTTAAGATGTCGATGGATTTCTGTTTTGGTGCTTTAGGCTTTTTAATGGGCGCCACTTTAGGAATTGGAACTGTTGTCGGTGTTGTGGCGGTTGGTCCTGTGACTCAGACAGCGTTTAATTTTGTCGAAAGAATTAAAAGGAGATAATGTCGTATGGTGTTGCAAATTGGCGTACAGACTTTGTGAAATATGCAAAGAGATACTACCTGGTAACCGTCGGGTAACCGGCAGGTCTGGTGGTGGTTTATATGTCGAATTGATATAGTTTTGCGAGAAAATCGACATTAGTTGCATGTATATTTAGTTTGAATGTGGAGGTGAATTTGATGGAAGCAATGAAATTAATGGTTACAAATTATGAAAAGAAGACGACTGAGGAAAAAGCTGAAAAGGTTAAGCGAGAAGTCATAAATGAAAAGCAGAGTGATGGCTTTGTTAATGGATTTTTAAATTTAATCTAAATTAATTAACTCCCCGGGCAGTTATTTGAACTGTCAGGGGAGTTTTTTTGTTTTTTTGTGGGTTGGGTAGGAAATCGGAGTATATAGGATTTATTGTTTAATAATTGGCTATAATAGTTGTTAATCAACTTTGATGATACTGAAGATTTTGAGCATATATGTCGATAAGTACAATAGATGAAATAAATATTGCTTAAAAGGAGATTACATATATGAAAAGATATAAGATTCCTGTTTTGATGCTAATAGTTTTGTCTGTTTTTTTATTGGCTGGTTGTGACAATCCTTTTACCAGTGATCCGACTGATATACTTTCTGAGTTTTCAATTCCTGAGAGGGTTGAGCCTCAGTATGATCGATCTTATTTTACTGCCATTAGAGACCAGAACCCCAGGATGCTGAGGAACACTCTTCATCCAGATGAAGAGATAATAATAGTTACAAATGGAGATTTTTATGGTAGGGATCTGAGTATTGAGGAGTATAGAACTGTTGAGGATTATGTAGGTAGCTATGTTGATGTTTATTTTCAGGAGTTTGCTATTAATAGAGTTAATTTAAGAGAAAGATCAGTTAGTAATAATAATGACGATTCATTTATATATACAGCTGAAGTTGAAAAGACTTTCCATGAAGTTCCTCATGATGATGAGATAGATAGTAGTTATGTTCTTGAGTATGATCTTGAAATTGAATTGGTAAAAGAAGATAGTGTTTATTATATTGTGAGGATAGAGAAGACTAATTAATATTTATTTGATATATCAAAATAGACTTGACTTAAAGGTAACAAGAGGAGGAAAAAATGAATATAAAATCAACTAAAAAATTTTTATTTATGTCTTTTATAATCGTTTTATTATTAGCTTTTACAGGTTGTGATTCTGTAAGCGATAACTTTGGGAGCTCAGGCTCATATTATGATTCTGATATTAGAGTTGTAATAAATAATGGTGGTTATTTATCAGAAGATGATTTAAATGATATTGCAAGGCAGTTAAGATTAAATCGTGGAGATGAACTGATAGTAAATAGTATCGAAGATGTTGGAGAAAATGAGCCGGTAATTTATGCGACTATTAAAAATTTACGTGGAGAAAATACTGTTGAAATAGGTCATCAAGTATATGGATCTAGTTCAAGGTTAATTAATAATGGCAGTGATAATACCAAATTTACATTAGATGGAGATGTTGATCCAGGTATTGGGAGGGATGATGATCAGAATGATAATGGCGATGAAAATGATAATGATGGAGGACCATCAGGAAGTTTTGTGGATGTAAGTGTTGAAAAATCTTCAATGGCTGATATCCTGGAGCTAACCTTTGTTGATTATGATCAACTTGGAAGAACTTTTCAAGTGTTTGTTAAAGTGTTAGAGCATGATGAAATTGAAGAACAGTCATATATAAAGACTTTAGATGATTTAGAAGCTGGTGATAAATCACTTGATATAGGAATGTATGATGATTATGCTTATGCTGATATTAAACTGCTGGATTCTCATGGAAGAGTTTTAGCTAAAGCTCTTGATTATGAGTTTGATGAAAATACTAATGAAATTGAATTTGATGTTTTAGAGGAACCAGAGGATTTTGAAGAATCTGAAGTTTCGGCGTTAGCTTCTATACAATCAAGATCTCAAAGTGATTATCTTGCTAAGTATACTATGGATTTAAGGAGTAATTATCAGGATGATTGGGTTGATTTAGAATTGGCAAGTGGATATACGAGAGGTCTTCCATCTAGACTATTTACAATTAATCATATTGGGATTGATAGAAGTTTTGATTTTGATGATGTATCTGATTCATTTAATAATATTTTTGATAGAGAACATGAGATGAGTGGAAGCCAGATAGACAATATGGATATTTATTATAGATTAAATGATCAAACAGATTTTCAGAATGCGAGAACACATGAAGTTGCAGGCAATCAGGATGAGATTATAGCAAATCTTACATCTTTATATTTAGATCCAGATGAACATGAAGATGTTAATGCGGAGGGAGATGCACCATATGCTAGGGCTTCGGCTGCTATTTCCTTGGATTATGAAGAACTTGGCGATGATGAGCAATATATTTATACTGTTAATGTTCATGGTTTTGAAGATGGACTTGCTGGAATTCCTGCTGCCAGAAGGTTTGCAGTTGGTAGCCCGACATCTGATGCCAGAGAATTTGGCAATGAAATAGAGCATACTAGTGGTAGTGAATTAAGTGAATTGACAGTTTATATTTTAGGAATGGATACGGGAGATATTGAAGGTGACGGAGATGAAGATGCTCCTTATAAGATTGATAATGCCGAGCAATTAAGTGGAATGCTTCGTTATGCTGAAGGCGATGAAAGAAACGAAGATAATTATTATATATTAACCAGTAATATAAATATGGATGATGTAGAAGACTGGCACCCTATTGGCTCAGAAAACTTTCAATTTCAAGGACATTTAGATGGCCAAAATCATGTGATTTCTAACCTGACAATTGATAGAGATGGCCGTGGTGGATTGTTTGGTGAGATTGGTGAAGATGGTTTGATAAAGAATTTAAGATTATCAAATTTTGATATAACTGGTGATAGATTTGTTGGCACTTTAGCCAGTAGAAATATGGGTAAGATTAAAAATGTTACTTTTGCAGATCCATCAACTGTTACTGGTAATTTTAGTGATATTGGTGGATTAGTTGGACAGAATTTTAATGAAGGCTCAATTATTAATTCAGAATTTGAAGGGACTGTTGATTTTAATGGTGATGAAACTGCTAGAGTTGGTGGCTTTGTTGGCAGTAATATTGATGGCACTATTGAAGACTCTTATGCTTACATTGATAGTGTAAATGGTGTCTATGAAGTTGGAGGATTTGTAGGTTTTAATAATAGTCAGGGTATTCGAGGAAGTTCTGCAACAGGTAATATAGATGGTTTTGAAAAAGTCGGGGGTTTTGTTGGATTAAATGAAGGTCTGATAGAAAATAGCTCTTTTTATGATGGAACTGTTTCTGGAGATGGTGATTCTATTGGTGGTTTTGCTGGAGCAAACAACATATATGATGTTGGTGGTCTTGATCATATAACTGTCGCTGATGCCAATGTTAATGGAATTGATGCTATTGGAGGAGTTGTTGGTACAAACAGAGCTGGTGTGAATAATAGTTCTGTAAATACTGTTGATATATCAGGGGAGTATCATATAGGTGGACTTGTTGGTTATAATAGAGAAGATGGCGATGTCAGGAATAGTGATTTTACAGGAGGCCTGACTGGAATAGATGAAGTTGGTGGTCTTGTAGGTAGAAATACTGCTGGATCTGATTATTCTGGGGATATTCCTGGCGGAGTATTTTATAATAGTATTGATGAATCATTGGATCTTAACAGTGATGGTGATAATGTTGATATATTGATAGGATATAATACAGGTGCTTATGGAGACAATACAGGTTATGGATATTTAGAAGTTGCTGGTTTTGAAATTAATGATGATTTCATTGAACCAAATGGAGAATTGTTGAGGAGACAAACACCTGAAGCAGAAATGGAAATTATAGTTTATATATCAAATACAGGAGATATTAATACTGTTCAAGATATTGAGGTTACTTTAAGCTCTTTAGAATTAGAAGATGATATCATAGAAGTTGAAGATGATTTTGAGTTAGCTAGAAATGCTGATGGTGAATTTGTGATTGAATTTAACGCAATGTATATTGAAAACTTTGATGAAGAAGTTATAATAAATGTTGAAACTAATGATGATGAAGCTTACGGAGTATTTACAATTACTGATGAGTTAAATGATGATGCTGATTTAAATAATTTGGAAATAGAAATTGAAGATATTGAAGATGGTATTGATTATATAGATCAAGAGATGGGAGTTCTTAATCCAGAATTTGGTGTTGATGATGAAGAAAAAGAATATGAAGTATTTGTAAGTCATAAGCATGACTATATTGATATAATTGCAGAACTTTCTGATGAATTAGGTAGAATTGATGTTACTGTAGATGAAGAAGAATCATTTCAAGTTGATAATGAAGAAGAATTTAGAGTTAATTTGAATGATCCAGGTGATGAAACGGAAATAAATATATTGGTTACTGCAGAGAATAGCTCAGTAACAGAAGAATATAAAATTATAGTTGAAAGAGAATCCAGTCCAACAGAACCAAAAATTAATATTGATAATAGTTCAGTAAATACAAATCCAGAGGAAGTATATGCTGCTGCAGTAGATGTGGAGTTTGAGTTTATAATAGAAATAGAAGGTCTACAAGAATTGTATGACTTTTACCAAGAAACTGATGATGATAACACAAATGAAATATATATAAAAAATCCATTCGAAGATAAAGAAGACAGAAATGGAGATCAAATATTAGAAGATGACCATATAATACTTGAGTTTAAAAACAGTGATATAGAAGAAGGTGGCAAAGTAATTGTTGTTCAACAAGAAACATTGAATGTTCCTCTAAAAAATGATAATTATGATGTTTTTATTGATAGTATTGATATTGAAGATGAAGATGAAATTAATCTAATAGGTGTAGAAGATATTAATAAACCTATAGATACAATAGAGGTCAAACCTTTAGACTTGAAAATTGAGGGAACTGTTGATTTAAGTGAAATAGAAGGTGAAGACTCTGATAATGGAGGTATCATTAGAATAGAACTTGATGGAGGTTCAGATAATTATTCAACTATTGATATAAATGAGGAAGAACAAGAATATAAATATAGTTTTGAAGTTAAAAGTGGTGCTAATCATAGTTTATCTGTTCAATTAAAAAATGGTTTAGCTTATAATTATGAAATTGAATATCAAACTGAAGGGAAAGGGGAAAAGTTTGATATAGAAGTTAAAGTCGAATATGAAAACATAATAAAAGACTTTGAAATTATAGAAAAGAATGATCAATAATTTCGAAAGGAAGATAATATGATCGCAAAAATTGATAGGATAACAGGGTATGACATGAAGATTGTAATGGCCGGGGTCTTAATGATGGTTGTATTACTGGCCGGTTCGGTGAGCGCTGATGAACCGGCTGAGATTCCACTTCAGGATACAAAGATTATTGCTGGGGCTAATCTTGCGACCTTTGAAGATACTAATCTTGGCTTTCATTTTTATGGTGGGGCTGGAGTTCCAATTGATGATAACCTCTTTGTAACAGGGAGATATGAGCGTTATTTTGCTGAGGATCTTGGGCTGAATGCTATTACAGCTAACTTTGAATATGATCTGGCCAGGATAGTGACTGATGAATTTGAGTTACTTAGAATTTATGCTCAGGGGAATATTGGTTATTATTTTGGAAATTTTGCTGACGAATCGATTAGTGGACTTGGCATAAAAGGCGGAATGGGAGCTGAGGCTGAGATTGCTGGTGGATTTGGAGCTAGCGTTAACTTGAATTTTCGACCACTGGAGTTTGAAGATGCTGATGTTAATCTGACTGGATTAGAAGTAGGGCTGGGAGCATTCTTTAGCTTTTAATATAATATATTAAATAAGAAAATAGTTACTTAGGGAGTCTCCTTTAATTAGGGGGCTCTTTTTTATGTAAACCTGGCTACAATTTGATGATAAAAGCTGTTCTATGAGAATAGAACTTTGCTTATTATTGTCTAAAACATAGTAAGTTGGTATATTATATATAGATTAAATAATTTACTCTTTGGAAGCAATGATCTATCATCCAATTTGGTCACCTGTAAAGGGTGGTGGGGAGCTAATGGTGAAACCGGCCAAAAAAACTAAATTCCAAAGAGGAGGAATTGAAAATGAGAAAAGCTTTAATTTTAGGTTTGGCGTTGGTGTTTGTATTAGGCATGACAACTATGGTGGGCGCTCACACTAATGGTCCATGGTATGTAGATACTTCCCCATATTTTAATTTAGAATTGGATTACAATGCAGAAATAATGCAACTTGGTAATAATGATACCGCTGCTATTGATCAGGATGGTGATCACCATGCTTTTATAGGTCAGGGTATAGAAATCACACTTCCTGGTGAACCAGTAGGAGCCAGTGAAAATAGTGAAGCTTTTGTAGACCAGATGGGTGACAATAATATGGCTGTTGTTGGTCAGAGAGGTATGAATAACTTCTCCAATATAGAGCAGTGGCGAGAAGATAATTATGCTGGTGTTGGTCAAGATGGAGACGATATGATTGCTAACATTCATCAAAATGCTACAGACAGTTTTGTTCGTGTAAGTCAGTTTGGTGGAGCAGGTTCCGAAGCTGATATTACTCAATATGGTGATTTGAATAGAATTAGAACTAGACAACAGGGTAATGACCATTTTGTTGACGTATATCAAGGCTGGGGAACTTATTTCAATTATGCAACAGTAGAACAAAAAGGTGATGGCCATGAAGCATATGTAACTCAGGGTGGCGGCGAAAGACTTGCTAATAGAAATGGAGTTTTAATTGATCAGGATGGAGAAGATAATTACGCTAAAGCTACTCAATTTGGTACTTTAAATGCAGCAGTTATTGAGCAGGACGCTATTGGACTATCAGCTGTTACTTTCCAAGATGGCGATAATAATGATGCTAATATAAATCAATCAAATTAAATAATAGACTATTTAACAATAACTAATTGATTTTAGGAGGCAGGCTGAATATAGAAGGAGATATATTCAGTCTGCTTCTTCTAGATTGTATTGATCGGGAGGTGTTCTAATGGTCAATTTAAAAAGAATAATGATTGTTACTTTAATTGTTGCAGTAGCAATTGTTTTGACTGGTAATTTAATATATGCTGCTCCAAATGGTAATGGCATGGGCCCGGATGGAGACGGCCCTCCAGGCCAGGTTGATGAAAGACCTCCAGGTATTATTGGTCCTGGTGGCGGACCTGGATTTGAGTTTCCTGGTGGAGATGAATTTCCTGGCAATTTAAATCCATTTATCCCTGGTGATCCCGGGAATGGAGAACCAGGAAATGGTAGACCTGGTAATGGTGATCCAGGTGATGACTATCACTGGGACTATGATTTTGAGCCGATTGCCTTTATCTATCAAGAAGGCGATGAAAATTATGGTCGAATTGATCAACATGGTTCAGGTAACTGGGCTGGAATAAAACAGTTTGGTAATGATAATAATTCAACTATTGATCAATTTGGTGATGAGAACTTTGCCGGTATAGTTCAATTAGGGCATGGCAATGATTCCAGTATAAAACAGGATGGTAATAAAAACCTTGCTGGTATTGGCCAATTTGGCTATGATAATAATGCTGATATTGAGCAGGTAGGAAATTATAATAAAGCATCAATCACTCAATTCGGTGACAATAATCAGGCCAGTATTACGCAAAATGGCAATGGGCTTGACCTTGATATTAGTTTTAACTGGTAGAAATAATTGTGTGGATTTAATTTATTTCCAAAATCGCTGCAAGAGATGCATTTTGCATGCCTGTGGCGGTTTTGGAAATACTTACTGAAACGAGGAGGGTTAGAGATGAAAAAATATGGATTAATAACTCTATTTGTATTGATATTTATTTTTACTGCTGTTAGTACAGCTGGAGCATTGAATTATACTATGAGTTGGAGTTTTCAAAGCTTTAATAATCCCAATGCCAGACAGGTTAATATGAATATAGCTGAAACTCAGGCTGGAATGGTTGAAGAAATGGTTGATCCATTAGAAAGATTTCAGGAGCAGTTTGAGCGGAGAATGATAAGCAGTATTCAAAGAAGCATAATTGAAAGAATTAGAGATGAAGATGCTGAAGGCCCAGCTGAAGGCAGTTATCAGGTTGGTGACCTTGAAATTACTATTTCTGAAGATCAATTAACTGGCGAAGTTACTTTAGATGTTGTTAATATAATTACCGGAGAGAGTACAACTATCAGTTATTCTGATGAATGGTTAGGTGGAGAATTTTAGAGTGGAGGATTTTAGATAAGTTTTATTAATCAATAAATTCCGGGGTGAATGATTATGAACAAATTGATTTTAATTATTTTTATTTCAATTATAATAATTGGCGCTACTGACATCCAGGCCCTGGAATTAGAATACAGCAGCGTGGTCTATGAGATAGATGAAGAGTTTAATATTGTTATCTCACTGGGTTTGGACTGGCAGGGTTTTATTTATCAAGAGGGGGGACATAATTTCTTCTTAATTTATCAGAGAGATGAGGATAATTATTTTAGCATTAAACAGGAGGGTGAAAATAATCGAGCAGCTATAATTCAGCAGGGTAGTGGAAATACTGCTGTTATCAATCAGTCAGGTAGTAATAATGAGGAGGCAGATTAAAATGAATAAAAGATTATTATATATTACAGGTTTTATCCTTTTGATATTTTCATTAATAGTTTTCCCAGTTAGGGCTGAAGATGATCTTGAAACAAGGCTTGAATTGATTGCAGCTTCCCAGAGATTAGAGCAGGAGGGGCATGAAGCTGAACTTCCTGCCAGACATCAATTCGGATTCTCGTTTACTAATTTTAGATCTGGCAGTAATATGATGAACCCTGGAGTCAGACTTGAAAATCAGTTAACTGATTTAGGAGGTAGGCCATTAAAGCTTATTACTGAGGCCTATTATATAAGAGCTGCCAGTGATTTTTCTGGTTTTATCTCATTAGCCTTTGAACCTCATGAGTTAGTATATTTCGGTGCCGGTGGAGCTATTGATTCTCAGGCTGATTATCAGGCTTTTGCTGGAGTTAATATCACTGAAAATATATTTGTTGAAGCTAAGGTTATTAATTCAGGAGAAGATTCTGATGATATAAATGTTTATTTCTCAACTGGTTTTAAGATTGGATTTTAATATATCTTGATATTTTAATAAATTTAGTGATTATTTCTCACAAGGGAGGTTGTATTTATGAAGACTTTGCAGAAAAGATACTTTATACCGGCTTTACTAGTTTTATTAATGGTCGGCCTTTTAATAAATATGAGTTCAGCGGCTGCGTTATCCAGTGAGGAGATTGCTGATTTATCTCCTGAAGAGGCT
The Halonatronomonas betaini genome window above contains:
- a CDS encoding GLUG motif-containing protein — protein: MNIKSTKKFLFMSFIIVLLLAFTGCDSVSDNFGSSGSYYDSDIRVVINNGGYLSEDDLNDIARQLRLNRGDELIVNSIEDVGENEPVIYATIKNLRGENTVEIGHQVYGSSSRLINNGSDNTKFTLDGDVDPGIGRDDDQNDNGDENDNDGGPSGSFVDVSVEKSSMADILELTFVDYDQLGRTFQVFVKVLEHDEIEEQSYIKTLDDLEAGDKSLDIGMYDDYAYADIKLLDSHGRVLAKALDYEFDENTNEIEFDVLEEPEDFEESEVSALASIQSRSQSDYLAKYTMDLRSNYQDDWVDLELASGYTRGLPSRLFTINHIGIDRSFDFDDVSDSFNNIFDREHEMSGSQIDNMDIYYRLNDQTDFQNARTHEVAGNQDEIIANLTSLYLDPDEHEDVNAEGDAPYARASAAISLDYEELGDDEQYIYTVNVHGFEDGLAGIPAARRFAVGSPTSDAREFGNEIEHTSGSELSELTVYILGMDTGDIEGDGDEDAPYKIDNAEQLSGMLRYAEGDERNEDNYYILTSNINMDDVEDWHPIGSENFQFQGHLDGQNHVISNLTIDRDGRGGLFGEIGEDGLIKNLRLSNFDITGDRFVGTLASRNMGKIKNVTFADPSTVTGNFSDIGGLVGQNFNEGSIINSEFEGTVDFNGDETARVGGFVGSNIDGTIEDSYAYIDSVNGVYEVGGFVGFNNSQGIRGSSATGNIDGFEKVGGFVGLNEGLIENSSFYDGTVSGDGDSIGGFAGANNIYDVGGLDHITVADANVNGIDAIGGVVGTNRAGVNNSSVNTVDISGEYHIGGLVGYNREDGDVRNSDFTGGLTGIDEVGGLVGRNTAGSDYSGDIPGGVFYNSIDESLDLNSDGDNVDILIGYNTGAYGDNTGYGYLEVAGFEINDDFIEPNGELLRRQTPEAEMEIIVYISNTGDINTVQDIEVTLSSLELEDDIIEVEDDFELARNADGEFVIEFNAMYIENFDEEVIINVETNDDEAYGVFTITDELNDDADLNNLEIEIEDIEDGIDYIDQEMGVLNPEFGVDDEEKEYEVFVSHKHDYIDIIAELSDELGRIDVTVDEEESFQVDNEEEFRVNLNDPGDETEINILVTAENSSVTEEYKIIVERESSPTEPKINIDNSSVNTNPEEVYAAAVDVEFEFIIEIEGLQELYDFYQETDDDNTNEIYIKNPFEDKEDRNGDQILEDDHIILEFKNSDIEEGGKVIVVQQETLNVPLKNDNYDVFIDSIDIEDEDEINLIGVEDINKPIDTIEVKPLDLKIEGTVDLSEIEGEDSDNGGIIRIELDGGSDNYSTIDINEEEQEYKYSFEVKSGANHSLSVQLKNGLAYNYEIEYQTEGKGEKFDIEVKVEYENIIKDFEIIEKNDQ
- a CDS encoding outer membrane beta-barrel protein, with protein sequence MIAKIDRITGYDMKIVMAGVLMMVVLLAGSVSADEPAEIPLQDTKIIAGANLATFEDTNLGFHFYGGAGVPIDDNLFVTGRYERYFAEDLGLNAITANFEYDLARIVTDEFELLRIYAQGNIGYYFGNFADESISGLGIKGGMGAEAEIAGGFGASVNLNFRPLEFEDADVNLTGLEVGLGAFFSF
- a CDS encoding curli assembly protein CsgF, with the protein product MKKYGLITLFVLIFIFTAVSTAGALNYTMSWSFQSFNNPNARQVNMNIAETQAGMVEEMVDPLERFQEQFERRMISSIQRSIIERIRDEDAEGPAEGSYQVGDLEITISEDQLTGEVTLDVVNIITGESTTISYSDEWLGGEF